The Streptomyces kanamyceticus genome window below encodes:
- a CDS encoding potassium channel family protein: MRVAIAGAGAVGRSIAGELLENGHEVLLIDKAPTAISVERVPQAEWLLADACEITSLDEAALQRCNVVIAATGDDKVNLVVSLLAKTEYGVPRVVARVNNPKNEWLFNESWGVDVAVSTPRLMSALVEEAVSVGDLVRLLRFSHGDANLVELTLPPESALAGTRVGDVQWPEDTSLVTIIRGTRVLAPTPDDSLEAGDELLFVAAQAREEQLEDLLSVRREEAAP, from the coding sequence ATGAGGGTCGCCATTGCCGGAGCCGGTGCGGTGGGCCGTTCCATCGCCGGTGAGCTCCTGGAGAACGGCCACGAGGTCCTTCTCATCGACAAGGCGCCGACCGCCATCTCGGTCGAGCGCGTCCCGCAGGCCGAGTGGCTGCTCGCCGACGCCTGCGAGATCACCTCGCTCGACGAGGCGGCGCTTCAGCGCTGCAACGTCGTGATCGCCGCGACCGGCGACGACAAGGTCAACCTCGTCGTCTCGCTGCTCGCCAAGACCGAGTACGGCGTCCCGAGGGTCGTCGCCCGCGTGAACAACCCCAAGAACGAGTGGCTCTTCAACGAGTCCTGGGGCGTCGACGTCGCGGTCTCCACGCCGCGTCTGATGTCCGCGCTCGTCGAGGAGGCGGTGAGCGTCGGCGATCTCGTCCGGCTGCTCCGCTTCAGCCACGGCGACGCGAACCTCGTCGAACTGACGCTGCCGCCCGAGTCGGCCCTCGCGGGCACACGGGTCGGCGACGTCCAGTGGCCCGAGGACACGTCCCTGGTCACGATCATCCGCGGCACGCGGGTGCTGGCGCCGACGCCCGACGATTCCCTGGAGGCGGGCGACGAACTCCTCTTCGTCGCGGCGCAGGCGCGTGAGGAGCAGCTGGAGGACCTTCTCTCGGTACGCCGCGAGGAGGCTGCCCCCTAA
- a CDS encoding DUF3159 domain-containing protein, producing MTSLDKPTDQGNTDQDADSRAVTEAALFEAFGGVRGMVETVVPGLLFVTIFTINKDLHMSAIAALAVSLVLVVVRLVMKDTVKHAFSGVFGVAFGVVFAMMTGNAKDFYLPGMLYTLGLALAYIITTLAGAPLIGLILGPVFKENLSWRTRNPGRKKAYAKASWAWGLILLAKCAILFPLYWWGDTTQFGWVLVALKIPPFLLAVYLTWVFLAKAPPPIDVFAEMEAAEKEEEARKAARP from the coding sequence GTGACGTCCCTCGACAAGCCGACGGACCAGGGAAACACGGATCAGGACGCCGATTCCAGGGCCGTGACCGAAGCCGCGCTCTTCGAGGCATTCGGCGGCGTGCGGGGCATGGTGGAGACGGTCGTACCCGGCCTGCTCTTCGTGACCATCTTCACGATCAACAAGGACCTGCACATGTCGGCCATCGCGGCCCTCGCGGTGTCCCTGGTGCTCGTCGTGGTCCGGCTGGTCATGAAGGACACCGTCAAGCACGCCTTCAGCGGAGTCTTCGGTGTGGCCTTCGGTGTGGTCTTCGCGATGATGACCGGCAACGCGAAGGACTTCTACCTGCCCGGCATGCTCTACACGCTGGGCCTCGCCCTGGCGTACATCATCACGACCCTCGCGGGCGCCCCGCTGATCGGCCTGATCCTGGGCCCGGTCTTCAAGGAGAACCTCTCCTGGCGGACCCGCAATCCGGGCCGCAAGAAGGCGTACGCCAAGGCCAGCTGGGCCTGGGGCCTGATCCTGCTCGCCAAGTGCGCGATCCTCTTCCCGCTCTACTGGTGGGGGGACACCACGCAGTTCGGCTGGGTCCTGGTCGCCCTGAAGATCCCGCCGTTCCTGCTCGCCGTCTATCTGACCTGGGTCTTCCTGGCGAAGGCGCCGCCGCCGATTGACGTCTTCGCTGAGATGGAAGCGGCGGAGAAGGAAGAGGAAGCGCGTAAGGCCGCGCGGCCTTAA
- a CDS encoding OB-fold nucleic acid binding domain-containing protein translates to MSAVPGSEKPAGRFRRMLDRLSSSQEDLESEELREDAETAGCVRIGDCHDRQIVTVTGTLRTVTLRPRAGVPALEAELFDGSAALDVVWLGRRSIVGIEPGRKLIASGRISMSRGRRVLFNPKYELRPLGRE, encoded by the coding sequence ATGAGTGCTGTTCCTGGTTCCGAAAAGCCGGCAGGCCGTTTCCGGCGCATGCTCGACCGGCTGTCCTCCTCCCAGGAGGACCTGGAGTCGGAGGAGCTGCGTGAGGACGCCGAGACGGCGGGATGCGTCCGCATCGGCGACTGCCACGACCGCCAGATCGTCACCGTTACTGGTACCTTGCGCACGGTCACCCTGCGGCCACGCGCCGGAGTCCCGGCCCTGGAGGCCGAGCTCTTCGACGGTTCGGCGGCGCTGGACGTGGTGTGGCTCGGCAGGCGCTCCATCGTGGGGATCGAACCGGGGCGCAAGCTGATCGCGTCCGGCCGGATCTCGATGAGCAGGGGCCGCCGGGTGCTCTTCAACCCGAAGTACGAACTCAGACCCCTCGGACGGGAGTAG
- a CDS encoding response regulator — MTRVLVVDDEPQIVRALVINLKARKYEVDAAPDGATALQLAAARHPDVIVLDLGLPDMDGVEVIRGLRGWTRVPILVLSARHSSDEKVEALDAGADDYVTKPFGMDELLARLRAAVRRAEPTGSGDDDVMVDTEDFTVDLAAKKVNRGGRDVRLTPTEWHLLEVLVRNTGRLVSQKQLLQEVWGPSYGTETNYLRVYMAQLRRKLETDPAHPRHFITEPGMGYRFEK; from the coding sequence ATGACCCGGGTGCTCGTGGTCGACGACGAGCCGCAGATCGTACGCGCCCTCGTGATCAACCTGAAGGCGCGCAAGTACGAGGTGGACGCGGCCCCCGACGGCGCGACGGCGCTGCAGCTCGCCGCGGCCCGCCACCCCGACGTGATCGTGCTCGACCTCGGTCTGCCCGACATGGACGGCGTGGAGGTCATCAGGGGCCTGCGCGGCTGGACGCGCGTGCCGATCCTCGTCCTCTCCGCCCGGCACAGCTCGGACGAGAAGGTCGAGGCGCTGGACGCGGGCGCGGACGACTACGTCACCAAGCCCTTCGGCATGGACGAGCTCCTCGCCCGGCTGCGCGCCGCCGTCCGCAGGGCCGAGCCCACCGGCTCCGGCGACGACGACGTCATGGTGGACACCGAGGACTTCACCGTCGACCTGGCCGCCAAGAAGGTCAACAGGGGCGGCCGCGACGTGCGCCTGACCCCCACGGAGTGGCACCTCCTGGAGGTCCTGGTCCGCAACACGGGCCGCCTGGTCAGCCAGAAGCAGCTGCTCCAGGAGGTCTGGGGCCCCTCGTACGGCACGGAGACGAACTACCTGCGCGTCTACATGGCACAGCTGCGCCGCAAGCTGGAGACGGACCCCGCGCACCCGCGGCACTTCATCACCGAACCGGGGATGGGCTACCGCTTCGAGAAGTGA
- a CDS encoding sensor histidine kinase — translation MARGKLRIYLGAAPGVGKTYAMLSEAHRRVERGTDCVVAFVEHHDRPRTEVMLHGLEQVTRKDLEYRGTAFTEMDVDAVLERAPAVALVDELAHTNVPGSRNAKRWQDVEELLQAGIDVVSTVNIQHLESLGDVVESITGVRQRETVPDEVVRRADQIELVDMSPQALRRRMAHGNIYKPDRIDASLSNYFRPGNLTALRELALLWVADRVDEYLQQYRGEHNIRSTWQARERIVVGLTGGPEGRTLIRRASRMAAKGSGSEILAVYIARSDGLTAASPKELALQRTLVEDLGGTFHHVIGDDIPAALLDFARGVNATQIVLGSSRRKTWQYVFGPGVGATVARESGPDLDVHIVTHGEVAKGRGLPVARGARLGRSRIIWGWLVGVGGPSLLTVLLTNIDADLGLANDMLLFLTLTVAAALVGGLLPALASAAFGSLLLNYYFTPPLHLWTVSNNKNIVAIAVFVGVAVSVASVVDLAARRTHQAARLRAESEILSFLAGSVLRGETSLEALLERVRETFAMESVALLERAGDTDPWTCAGSVGDGRPMVRPEDADVDMPVGDHMALALSGRVLPAEDRRVLAAFAAQAAVVLDRKRLQSEADQARALAEGNRIRTALLAAVSHDLRTPLAGIKAAVSSLRSDDVEWSEEDEAELLEGIEDGADRLEHLVGNLLDMSRLQTGTVTPLIREIDLDEVVPMALGGVPDGSAELDIPETLPMVAVDKGLLERAVANIVENAVKYAPHGEPVKVSASALGERVEVRVVDRGPGVPDTAKDRIFAPFQRYGDAPRGAGVGLGLAVARGFVEAMGGTLTAEDTPGGGLTMVLTLRAAAGRPPVRPDLSAQVTS, via the coding sequence ATGGCACGCGGCAAGCTTCGGATATACCTCGGTGCGGCACCGGGCGTCGGCAAGACGTACGCGATGCTCTCCGAGGCACATCGCCGTGTCGAGCGCGGCACCGACTGCGTGGTCGCGTTCGTGGAGCACCACGACAGGCCGCGCACCGAGGTGATGCTGCACGGCCTGGAGCAGGTGACCCGCAAGGACCTGGAGTACCGGGGCACGGCGTTCACCGAGATGGACGTGGACGCGGTCCTGGAGCGCGCCCCCGCCGTCGCCCTGGTCGACGAGCTCGCCCACACCAACGTCCCCGGATCGCGCAACGCCAAGCGCTGGCAGGACGTGGAGGAGCTCCTCCAGGCGGGCATCGACGTCGTCTCCACCGTGAACATCCAGCACCTGGAGTCCCTCGGCGACGTCGTGGAGTCCATCACCGGCGTACGACAGCGCGAGACGGTGCCCGACGAGGTGGTGCGCCGCGCCGACCAGATCGAGCTGGTCGACATGTCGCCCCAGGCGCTGCGCCGCCGCATGGCGCACGGCAACATCTACAAGCCGGACCGCATCGACGCCTCCCTCTCCAACTACTTCCGGCCGGGCAACCTCACCGCCCTGCGCGAACTCGCGCTGCTCTGGGTCGCCGACCGCGTGGACGAGTACCTCCAGCAATACCGGGGCGAGCACAACATCCGCTCCACCTGGCAGGCCCGCGAGCGCATCGTCGTGGGCCTGACCGGCGGGCCCGAGGGCCGCACGCTGATAAGACGCGCGTCCCGCATGGCCGCCAAGGGCTCGGGCAGCGAGATCCTCGCCGTCTACATAGCCCGCAGCGACGGCCTGACCGCCGCGTCGCCCAAGGAGCTCGCGCTCCAGCGCACCCTCGTCGAAGACCTCGGCGGCACCTTCCACCACGTCATCGGCGACGACATACCGGCCGCGCTCCTCGACTTCGCGCGCGGCGTCAACGCCACCCAGATCGTCCTCGGCTCCTCGCGCCGCAAGACCTGGCAGTACGTCTTCGGGCCCGGCGTCGGCGCGACCGTCGCCCGCGAATCGGGACCCGACCTCGACGTCCACATCGTCACGCACGGCGAGGTGGCCAAGGGGCGCGGCCTGCCCGTCGCGCGCGGCGCGCGGCTCGGCCGCTCCCGGATCATCTGGGGCTGGCTGGTAGGCGTCGGCGGCCCGAGCCTCCTGACGGTGCTGCTCACCAACATCGACGCCGACCTCGGTCTCGCCAACGACATGCTGCTGTTCCTGACGCTGACCGTGGCGGCCGCGCTGGTCGGCGGCCTGCTCCCGGCCCTGGCCTCGGCGGCGTTCGGCTCGCTGCTCCTCAACTACTACTTCACACCGCCGCTGCACCTGTGGACGGTCTCCAACAACAAGAACATCGTCGCCATCGCCGTCTTCGTGGGCGTCGCGGTGTCGGTGGCCTCCGTCGTGGACCTCGCGGCCCGGCGCACCCATCAGGCGGCCAGGCTGCGCGCCGAATCGGAAATACTGTCGTTCCTCGCGGGCAGCGTGCTGCGCGGCGAGACCAGCCTGGAGGCCCTCCTGGAACGGGTCCGCGAGACCTTCGCCATGGAGTCCGTCGCCCTCCTGGAGCGCGCGGGGGACACCGACCCCTGGACCTGCGCGGGCAGCGTCGGCGACGGCCGTCCGATGGTCCGGCCCGAGGACGCCGACGTGGACATGCCCGTCGGTGACCACATGGCCCTCGCGCTCTCGGGCCGGGTGCTGCCCGCGGAGGACCGCCGCGTCCTCGCCGCGTTCGCCGCGCAGGCCGCCGTCGTCCTGGACCGCAAGCGCCTGCAGTCCGAGGCCGACCAGGCCCGCGCGCTCGCCGAGGGCAATCGCATCCGCACCGCGCTGCTCGCCGCCGTCAGCCACGACCTGCGTACGCCGCTCGCGGGCATCAAGGCCGCCGTGTCCTCGCTGCGTTCCGACGACGTCGAATGGTCCGAGGAGGACGAGGCGGAACTCCTGGAGGGCATCGAGGACGGCGCCGACCGCCTGGAACACCTGGTCGGCAACCTCCTGGACATGTCCCGCCTGCAGACCGGCACCGTCACCCCGCTCATCCGCGAGATCGACCTCGACGAGGTCGTGCCGATGGCGCTCGGCGGCGTACCCGACGGCAGCGCGGAACTCGACATCCCCGAGACGCTGCCGATGGTCGCCGTCGACAAGGGCCTCCTGGAGCGCGCGGTCGCCAACATCGTCGAGAACGCCGTGAAGTACGCCCCCCACGGCGAGCCCGTGAAGGTCTCCGCGAGCGCCCTGGGCGAGCGCGTGGAGGTCCGCGTGGTGGACCGCGGCCCCGGCGTCCCCGATACCGCCAAGGACCGCATCTTCGCGCCGTTCCAGCGCTACGGTGACGCTCCGCGCGGTGCGGGCGTGGGCCTGGGCCTCGCGGTCGCCCGCGGCTTCGTCGAGGCGATGGGCGGCACGCTCACCGCCGAGGACACCCCGGGCGGCGGCCTCACCATGGTCCTCACCCTGCGGGCGGCGGCCGGACGGCCGCCGGTCCGCCCCGATCTCTCCGCCCAGGTCACCTCGTGA
- a CDS encoding ABC transporter ATP-binding protein: MVVVEDLHRTYGSGASAVHALRGVSFSVPRGELVALKGRSGSGKTTLLNLVGGLDAPDAGRITVDGLELGSLGESGLLELRRDRVGFIFQSFGLIPILSAAENVGVPLRLCRTDPREREERVALLLALVGLADHAEQRPGELSGGQQQRVAIARALANKPALLIADEPTGQLDAETGLAVMELLRAVVRSEGVTALVATHDATLLGLADRVLELGDGEIVEHGAAPALHA; this comes from the coding sequence ATGGTCGTCGTGGAGGATCTCCACCGGACGTACGGCAGCGGGGCCTCCGCCGTGCACGCGTTGCGCGGGGTCTCCTTCAGCGTGCCGCGCGGTGAGCTCGTCGCCCTCAAGGGGCGCTCGGGATCCGGCAAGACCACACTGCTCAACCTCGTCGGCGGGCTCGACGCCCCCGACGCGGGCCGGATCACCGTCGACGGCCTGGAGCTCGGGAGCCTCGGCGAGAGCGGCCTCCTGGAGCTGCGCAGGGACCGGGTCGGCTTCATCTTCCAGTCCTTCGGCCTCATCCCCATCCTCAGTGCCGCCGAGAACGTCGGCGTACCCCTGCGGCTGTGCAGGACGGACCCGCGCGAGCGGGAGGAGCGGGTCGCCCTGCTCCTCGCCCTCGTCGGTCTCGCGGACCACGCCGAGCAGCGCCCGGGCGAGCTCTCCGGAGGGCAGCAGCAGCGGGTTGCCATCGCCCGCGCCCTCGCGAACAAGCCCGCGCTGCTGATCGCGGACGAGCCCACCGGGCAGCTCGACGCGGAGACGGGGCTCGCGGTGATGGAGCTGCTCCGCGCGGTCGTGCGCAGCGAGGGCGTCACCGCACTGGTCGCCACCCACGACGCGACGCTGCTCGGCCTCGCCGACCGGGTGCTCGAACTGGGCGACGGCGAGATCGTCGAGCACGGAGCCGCCCCCGCCCTGCACGCGTAG
- a CDS encoding alginate lyase family protein: MPDAPARHRRRGTRLSTGAAVASTAAALVAGLLAWPGAGKADAAPTDFAHPGVTVSRGQLDLAREKVTAGAQPWKSAYDQMMGSKYASLSRAPKPRAVVECGSYSDPNHGCTDEREDAIAAYTTALAWYLTRDERYAKKSIELMDAWSGTIKDHTNSNAPLQTGWAGSSWPRAAEIIKHTYTGSWANSGRFATMLRTVYLPEVINGSKSNGNWELSMMEAAVGISVFLEDKASYDKAMATFRTRTAAYVYLASDGPLPKTVPKQNLDTREKIVKYWQGQGTFTTGLTQETCRDFTHTGYGLSAISHIAETSRIQGQDLYGTDVGERLRQGLGFQAKYELGEAPPASLCEGTIKRGLGPVTEIGYNALAGRLGHPMGNTQKLTERNRPAGSNNLFVAWETLTHADNPR, encoded by the coding sequence ATGCCGGATGCCCCCGCACGCCATCGTCGCCGCGGCACACGCCTCTCCACAGGTGCGGCCGTCGCCTCCACGGCGGCGGCCCTCGTCGCCGGACTCCTCGCCTGGCCGGGAGCCGGGAAGGCCGACGCGGCCCCGACAGACTTCGCCCACCCCGGAGTCACCGTCTCCCGCGGCCAGCTCGACCTCGCCCGTGAGAAGGTCACCGCGGGCGCCCAGCCCTGGAAGTCCGCCTACGACCAGATGATGGGCAGCAAGTACGCCTCCCTCTCCCGCGCCCCCAAGCCCCGCGCGGTCGTCGAGTGCGGCTCCTACTCCGACCCCAACCACGGCTGCACCGACGAGCGCGAGGACGCCATCGCGGCGTACACCACCGCCCTCGCCTGGTACCTCACGCGTGACGAGCGCTACGCGAAGAAGTCCATCGAGCTGATGGACGCCTGGTCGGGCACGATCAAGGACCACACCAACAGCAACGCCCCGCTGCAGACCGGCTGGGCGGGCTCCAGCTGGCCGCGCGCCGCCGAGATCATCAAGCACACGTACACCGGATCCTGGGCGAACTCGGGCCGCTTCGCGACCATGTTGCGCACGGTCTATCTGCCCGAGGTCATCAACGGCTCGAAGTCCAACGGCAACTGGGAGCTGTCGATGATGGAGGCCGCCGTCGGCATCTCCGTCTTCCTGGAGGACAAGGCGTCCTACGACAAGGCGATGGCCACCTTCCGCACGCGCACGGCCGCCTACGTCTATCTCGCCTCCGACGGGCCGCTGCCGAAGACCGTGCCCAAGCAGAACCTCGACACCCGCGAGAAGATCGTCAAGTACTGGCAGGGCCAGGGGACGTTCACCACCGGGCTCACCCAGGAGACCTGCCGCGACTTCACCCACACCGGATACGGCCTCTCCGCGATCTCGCACATCGCCGAGACCAGCCGCATCCAGGGCCAGGACCTCTACGGCACGGACGTCGGCGAACGGCTGCGCCAGGGCCTCGGCTTCCAAGCCAAGTACGAACTGGGCGAGGCGCCGCCCGCCTCGCTCTGCGAGGGCACGATCAAGCGGGGCCTCGGACCGGTCACCGAGATCGGCTACAACGCACTCGCCGGACGCCTCGGCCACCCCATGGGCAATACCCAGAAGCTCACCGAACGCAACCGCCCGGCGGGCTCCAACAACCTCTTCGTGGCCTGGGAAACCCTGACCCACGCGGACAATCCGCGCTGA
- a CDS encoding ABC transporter ATP-binding protein, whose protein sequence is MTDMEDMTEMSELAGLEVRARAAARPVADEGLVVCDNLVRVYRTDEVEVQALQGLDLVVGDGECVALVGASGSGKSTLLSILSGLDLPTAGRAKVAGHDLLAMGRRERLGYRRRTVGFVWQQTGRNLLPYLTALENVALPMKYARVPRRSRLERAAELLGVLGVAYCRDRRPAELSGGEQQRVAVAVATANSPRVLLADEPTGELDTASGADVFAALRRANEELGATVLVVTHDPLVSDQVRRTVRIRDGRTSAETLREQGGEGAEFTVLDRVGRLQLPTEYVERYGLRGRVRLTAEPDHVGVWPDTPGDAEQGL, encoded by the coding sequence ATGACTGATATGGAGGACATGACGGAGATGTCCGAACTGGCTGGTCTTGAGGTGCGGGCCCGCGCCGCCGCCCGGCCCGTGGCCGACGAGGGCCTCGTCGTCTGCGACAACCTCGTCCGCGTCTACCGCACCGACGAGGTCGAGGTGCAGGCGCTCCAGGGCCTCGACCTCGTCGTCGGTGACGGCGAGTGCGTGGCCCTGGTGGGGGCGTCGGGGTCCGGCAAGTCCACGCTCCTCTCGATCCTCTCGGGCCTCGACCTGCCCACGGCGGGCCGCGCGAAGGTGGCGGGCCACGACCTGCTCGCGATGGGCCGCAGGGAGCGCCTCGGCTACCGCAGGCGCACCGTCGGCTTCGTCTGGCAGCAGACCGGACGCAACCTGCTGCCCTATCTGACCGCCCTGGAGAACGTGGCGCTGCCGATGAAGTACGCGCGCGTGCCGCGCCGTTCGCGCCTGGAGCGGGCCGCCGAACTCCTCGGCGTACTCGGTGTCGCGTACTGCCGCGACCGGCGCCCCGCCGAGCTCTCCGGCGGCGAACAGCAGCGCGTCGCCGTCGCGGTGGCCACCGCCAACTCGCCGCGCGTGCTGCTCGCCGACGAGCCCACCGGCGAGCTGGACACGGCGAGCGGCGCCGACGTCTTCGCGGCCCTTCGCCGCGCCAACGAGGAGCTCGGCGCGACCGTCCTCGTCGTCACCCACGACCCGCTCGTCTCGGACCAGGTGCGCCGCACCGTACGCATCCGTGACGGCCGTACGTCCGCGGAGACCCTCCGCGAACAGGGCGGCGAGGGCGCGGAGTTCACGGTTCTGGACCGGGTGGGGCGGCTTCAGCTGCCGACGGAGTACGTGGAGCGGTACGGGCTGAGGGGGCGCGTGCGGCTCACGGCGGAGCCGGACCACGTGGGCGTATGGCCCGATACGCCCGGAGACGCTGAGCAAGGGCTTTAA